A window of the Choloepus didactylus isolate mChoDid1 chromosome 11, mChoDid1.pri, whole genome shotgun sequence genome harbors these coding sequences:
- the LOC119505996 gene encoding transcription initiation factor TFIID subunit 11-like, whose translation MDKAREAPTGKAGAAQWEEKSIAPWSLGVPDRDRIPGDTDRDPEADLVADVAAEEEEPLCQDRLDLAAVGRDDSWLLRPEARKQKIDSKGRKAKKQKVEEDDSKKMQTLFSAYSEARLQRYEMYRRSAFPRGALERLMESITGSSVSENVLIAMAGISKVFVGEVVEAILDVCEQRGERPPLQPKHLREAVRRLTSKGKIPKSKHRRIF comes from the coding sequence ATGGACAAGGCCCGCGAGGCGCCCACGGGCAAAGCAGGGGCAGCGCAGTGGGAAGAGAAGTCCATCGCCCCCTGGAGCCTGGGAGTCCCCGACAGGGACAGAATCCCAGGAGACACTGACAGGGACCCAGAGGCGGATTTGGTGGCAGACGTGGCAGCGGAGGAAGAGGAGCCCCTGTGTCAGGACCGCTTAGATTTAGCAGCAGTGGGAAGGGACGACTCATGGCTTCTTCGCCCTGaagccagaaaacagaaaatagattccAAAGGTAGGAAAGCAAAGAAGCAGAAGGTGGAGGAAGACGACAGTAAGAAGATGCAAACCCTCTTTTCTGCCTATTCTGAGGCGCGGCTGCAACGTTACGAAATGTATCGCCGGTCAGCCTTCCCTCGCGGGGCCCTGGAAAGGCTGATGGAGTCCATCACCGGCTCGTCGGTGTCTGAAAACGTCCTCATCGCCATGGCCGGGATTTCCAAGGTCTTCGTCGGGGAGGTGGTAGAAGCAATCCTGGACGTGTGTGAGCAGCGGGGAGAGAGGCCGCCCCTCCAACCCAAGCATTTGAGGGAGGCTGTTCGGAGGTTAACATCCAAAGGGAAAATCCCCAAATCGAAGCACCGGAGAATCTTCTAG